One genomic region from Gossypium hirsutum isolate 1008001.06 chromosome D13, Gossypium_hirsutum_v2.1, whole genome shotgun sequence encodes:
- the LOC107937150 gene encoding uncharacterized protein isoform X2: MEIENNKNEADTMAEDLAKSESSEKKSPNLLKAKSDIAKSVAKNFLKTRKANVTSEVLRKRPKMKSMGISEGNKAAENNVKKLDPVEKDQQKDATTSTEYVEKSQQIQKNEENTCASDSKEKITKSNDDPKKQRNGEGPGLSNKDKKNEEKREGKKKRKRNENKERHRNPVNNNMNDEKREGKGKKQEIKKKEKIDGLIFMCNARTKPDCFRYRVMGVSAGKKDLVLGIRPGLKLFLYDYDVRLLYGIYRATSSGGMKLEPKAFGGAFPAQVRFSVHSDCFPLAENIFKKAIKENYDEKNKFKTELTARQVRKLTELFRPVPVHSTALPFHSPSRAAARIIEHPEKREAHDRPREARPSSHREASVRDPYANISARNYAGFPHERNQRVAYGEVASNKREDGHRDLYLSEKEYRTYGLLGERRNLTPQHHIAPTLTSYLGDYREPPLRQPDTAYRESVPLQRDVVRSDPLRLTEREYRTYDLGATREMQPTVSAATANTSGAGASILDSYIADPYYGRYSGDPLVDAYLSRPREAHLIESDHLRRIESNQAERLYSQYPSDVLVDHNRMQRHRDVNPASASTSVSSRYSFGGASLPYR; the protein is encoded by the exons ATGGAgatagaaaataacaaaaatgaagcTGACACTATGGCGGAAGACTTGGCAAAATCAGAATCATCTGAAAAGAAAAGCCCTAATTTATTGAAAGCCAAATCTGATATTGCAAAGTCAGTGGCCAAGAATTTCTTGAAGACAAGAAAAGCAAATGTTACTTCTGAGGTCCTGAGGAAAAGGCCAAAAATGAAAAGCATGGGCATATCAGAGGGCAATAAAGCAGCTGAAAATAATGTTAAGAAGTTAGATCCAGTGGAAAAAGACCAGCAAAAGGATGCTACTACGAGTACGGAGTATGTAGAGAAGAGCCAGCAGATCCAAAAGAATGAAGAAAATACATGTGCATCAGATAGCAAGGAAAAGATTACCAAATCAAATGACGATcccaagaaacaaagaaatggtGAAGGGCCTGGTCTTTCAAATAAAGATAAGAAGAATGAAGAAAAGCGGGAGGGTAAGAAAAAGAGAAAACGAAACGAAAATAAGGAAAGGCACCGTAATCCAGTGAATAATAACATGAATGATGAAAAGCGTGAGGGTAAAGGAAAGaaacaagaaattaaaaagaaagaaaagattgaTGGTCTAATATTCATGTGCAATGCTAGGACCAAGCCAGATTGTTTTCGATACCGTGTAATGGGGGTATCAGCTGGTAAAAAGGATCTTGTGCTGGGTATCAGACCAGGGCTTAAGTTATTTCTCTATGATTACGATGTCAGGCTTCTTTATGGTATTTATAGGGCAACCTCTTCTGGTGGTATGAAACTTGAGCCCAAGGCTTTTGGTGGGGCTTTCCCTGCTCAG GTGCGGTTCAGCGTCCATTCTGATTGTTTTCCTCTGGCAGAGAACATTTTCAAGAAGGCTATAAAGGAAAATTATGATGAAAAGAACAAATTCAAAACTGAACTTACTGCTAGACAA GTTCGGAAGCTCACAGAACTTTTTCGACCAGTTCCAGTTCATTCAACAGCACTACCTTTTCACTCCCCATCAAGGGCAGCAGCTCGAATCATTGAACACCCTGAAAAAAGGGAAGCTCATGATAGACCAAGGGAAGCAAGGCCCTCATCACACAGAGAAGCATCTGTTAGAGACCCTTATGCTAATATCAGTGCTAGGAATTATGCTGGTTTTCCTCATGAAAGGAATCAGCGAGTGGCATATGGAGAGGTGGCATCTAATAAGAGGGAGGATGGCCATCGTGATTTATACCTCAGTGAGAAGGAATACAGAACTTATGGTCTTCTGGGGGAGAGACGAAACTTGACTCCACAGCATCATATCGCTCCTACATTAACATCTTACCTGGGAGATTACAGAGAGCCACCTTTGCGACAACCAGACACTGCATACCGGGAATCTGTGCCTTTGCAGAGAGATGTAGTTCGCTCTGATCCTCTTCGCTTGACTGAAAGAGAATACCGGACTTATGATTTGGGCGCTACACGAGAAATGCAACCAACAGTTTCTGCAGCAACTGCAAATACATCTGGTGCTGGTGCTTCTATCTTGGACTCCTATATTGCGGATCCATATTATGGCCGTTATTCTGGTGATCCATTGGTGGATGCTTACCTGTCGCGTCCAAGAGAAGCACACCTGATTGAAAGTGATCATTTGAGGAGGATAGAAAGCAACCAAGCAGAGAGATTGTATTCTCAATATCCTTCTGACGTTTTAGTAGATCATAACCGGATGCAGCGGCATCGAGATGTTAACCCTGCATCTGCTTCTACATCAGTT
- the LOC107937150 gene encoding uncharacterized protein isoform X1 has translation MLFPKAFLPGLEFYLLAGSFDQSFVVQLTMEIENNKNEADTMAEDLAKSESSEKKSPNLLKAKSDIAKSVAKNFLKTRKANVTSEVLRKRPKMKSMGISEGNKAAENNVKKLDPVEKDQQKDATTSTEYVEKSQQIQKNEENTCASDSKEKITKSNDDPKKQRNGEGPGLSNKDKKNEEKREGKKKRKRNENKERHRNPVNNNMNDEKREGKGKKQEIKKKEKIDGLIFMCNARTKPDCFRYRVMGVSAGKKDLVLGIRPGLKLFLYDYDVRLLYGIYRATSSGGMKLEPKAFGGAFPAQVRFSVHSDCFPLAENIFKKAIKENYDEKNKFKTELTARQVRKLTELFRPVPVHSTALPFHSPSRAAARIIEHPEKREAHDRPREARPSSHREASVRDPYANISARNYAGFPHERNQRVAYGEVASNKREDGHRDLYLSEKEYRTYGLLGERRNLTPQHHIAPTLTSYLGDYREPPLRQPDTAYRESVPLQRDVVRSDPLRLTEREYRTYDLGATREMQPTVSAATANTSGAGASILDSYIADPYYGRYSGDPLVDAYLSRPREAHLIESDHLRRIESNQAERLYSQYPSDVLVDHNRMQRHRDVNPASASTSVSSRYSFGGASLPYR, from the exons ATGTTATTTCCTAAG GCATTCCTTCCTGGTTTAGAATTTTATCTGCTTGCTGGCTCATTTGACCAGAGCTTTGTGGTTCAGTTGACTATGGAgatagaaaataacaaaaatgaagcTGACACTATGGCGGAAGACTTGGCAAAATCAGAATCATCTGAAAAGAAAAGCCCTAATTTATTGAAAGCCAAATCTGATATTGCAAAGTCAGTGGCCAAGAATTTCTTGAAGACAAGAAAAGCAAATGTTACTTCTGAGGTCCTGAGGAAAAGGCCAAAAATGAAAAGCATGGGCATATCAGAGGGCAATAAAGCAGCTGAAAATAATGTTAAGAAGTTAGATCCAGTGGAAAAAGACCAGCAAAAGGATGCTACTACGAGTACGGAGTATGTAGAGAAGAGCCAGCAGATCCAAAAGAATGAAGAAAATACATGTGCATCAGATAGCAAGGAAAAGATTACCAAATCAAATGACGATcccaagaaacaaagaaatggtGAAGGGCCTGGTCTTTCAAATAAAGATAAGAAGAATGAAGAAAAGCGGGAGGGTAAGAAAAAGAGAAAACGAAACGAAAATAAGGAAAGGCACCGTAATCCAGTGAATAATAACATGAATGATGAAAAGCGTGAGGGTAAAGGAAAGaaacaagaaattaaaaagaaagaaaagattgaTGGTCTAATATTCATGTGCAATGCTAGGACCAAGCCAGATTGTTTTCGATACCGTGTAATGGGGGTATCAGCTGGTAAAAAGGATCTTGTGCTGGGTATCAGACCAGGGCTTAAGTTATTTCTCTATGATTACGATGTCAGGCTTCTTTATGGTATTTATAGGGCAACCTCTTCTGGTGGTATGAAACTTGAGCCCAAGGCTTTTGGTGGGGCTTTCCCTGCTCAG GTGCGGTTCAGCGTCCATTCTGATTGTTTTCCTCTGGCAGAGAACATTTTCAAGAAGGCTATAAAGGAAAATTATGATGAAAAGAACAAATTCAAAACTGAACTTACTGCTAGACAA GTTCGGAAGCTCACAGAACTTTTTCGACCAGTTCCAGTTCATTCAACAGCACTACCTTTTCACTCCCCATCAAGGGCAGCAGCTCGAATCATTGAACACCCTGAAAAAAGGGAAGCTCATGATAGACCAAGGGAAGCAAGGCCCTCATCACACAGAGAAGCATCTGTTAGAGACCCTTATGCTAATATCAGTGCTAGGAATTATGCTGGTTTTCCTCATGAAAGGAATCAGCGAGTGGCATATGGAGAGGTGGCATCTAATAAGAGGGAGGATGGCCATCGTGATTTATACCTCAGTGAGAAGGAATACAGAACTTATGGTCTTCTGGGGGAGAGACGAAACTTGACTCCACAGCATCATATCGCTCCTACATTAACATCTTACCTGGGAGATTACAGAGAGCCACCTTTGCGACAACCAGACACTGCATACCGGGAATCTGTGCCTTTGCAGAGAGATGTAGTTCGCTCTGATCCTCTTCGCTTGACTGAAAGAGAATACCGGACTTATGATTTGGGCGCTACACGAGAAATGCAACCAACAGTTTCTGCAGCAACTGCAAATACATCTGGTGCTGGTGCTTCTATCTTGGACTCCTATATTGCGGATCCATATTATGGCCGTTATTCTGGTGATCCATTGGTGGATGCTTACCTGTCGCGTCCAAGAGAAGCACACCTGATTGAAAGTGATCATTTGAGGAGGATAGAAAGCAACCAAGCAGAGAGATTGTATTCTCAATATCCTTCTGACGTTTTAGTAGATCATAACCGGATGCAGCGGCATCGAGATGTTAACCCTGCATCTGCTTCTACATCAGTT